The Lytechinus pictus isolate F3 Inbred chromosome 10, Lp3.0, whole genome shotgun sequence genome includes a window with the following:
- the LOC129269946 gene encoding uncharacterized protein LOC129269946: MATRVISPAREAWRKGIIPFLKFSWDKEPVIVVSCLLGSSLPLTWLLVPNSYWDKVKRDADAIPNKYPIPIRYVEGKTGEPTSV; the protein is encoded by the exons ATGGCAACTCGAGTGATCTCACCGGCCCGAGAGGCTTGGAGAAAAG gtaTCATCCCTTTCCTCAAGTTCTCATGGGATAAGGAACCTGTTATTGTTGTGTCTTGCCTTCTTGGTTCATCAT TGCCTCTCACATGGTTACTTGTTCCTAACTCATATTGGGATAAAGTGAAAAGAGATGCTGATGCTATACCAAACAAATATCCAA TACCAATCAGATATGTGGAAGGGAAGACGGGCGAGCCAACCTCAGTATGA